From Puniceicoccales bacterium:
CTGGCCATGCCACAGATATCAAATCTTCCGAAAATTTAGGGCGACATAAGGGATGGCGAAAAATGATTCGTCGCCGTGCAAAAGCGTGGAAGGAAGCGAAAGAAAATGATTCTATATCCACAGAAAAAGATGAAAAGAATAAGAAAGAAAAAAATAGAGGCAAAAATAAAAGAAGTAAAAATAGTAAAAATAGAAAAAATAGTAAAAATAGAAAAAAGTAATAAAGCGAATAGCTGGTTAAATTCATAGTTCTGCAGATTGTATTGTGTGCGATCTGCAGAATTTTTTTGCTAATAGACTTGTAATCATATAATTATAAATAAATGTGTGGAAATTCCTAGGAAAACGTTGACAAAACTTCGCGCAGCCGTTTATTACGAAAATCACGTTATTGCCCGGTAGCTCAGCGGTAGAGCAGGTGACTGTTAATCACTTGGTCGCAGGTTCGAATCCTGCCCGGGCAGCCAATAAAAAATTGGTTTGTCATTTGTCCTCTAAGCTCTTTCCCACAAGGATGGATTCTCTTATCTGATCTGCCAATGACGATAGATTTCCTGGGGAATTAGGAACAAATATCACGTTTGATTTGGAGTTTCCGGCTATTTCTTTCAGCGTGTCTATATATTGGATTAGTAGGACCATTTCCATCACATTCTTCTGGCTTAATCCAGGTACTTGTTTTATAAACTCTTCAACGGAATTTTTCAAGCCTGATACTATAGCATGTCTTTGCCCAGCAAGACCTTTGCCATGCAATATGGATGATTCAGCCTCGGCTTCGGCATGCTTCACCTTCAATATTTTTTCAGCTTCACCTTTTTCCGAAGCAGCCACTCTGGTCCGTTGGGCGGCATTTATTTCGTTCATCGCTGCTTTAACATTCGGTGCTGGAGCTATGTCCGTTACCAATGCCTTTACTATTTCATAGCCAAATTCGGCCATCATTTCCGAGAGTTCAATCTTTACTGCATCGGCTATGTCATCTTTTTTTGCAAATACATCGTCCAGTGATATTTTCGGAACTTGTGCTCTAACCACATCAAATACAAAGGCTTCTATCTGATGTTTTGGACTTTGTAGCATATAAAATGCTTCATAGATTTTCCCAGATAGAACGCGATATTGGACCGAAACAAGTATATTTATGAAAACATTATCCTGGGTTTTTGTCTCCACATTCACATCTAACTGAGTGATTCGCATGGATAGCCTGGTACGAATGGTATCAATTATTGGTATCTTAATTTGTAGGCCAGGGTAGGCTATTCGAATGAATTTCCCAAATCTTTCGACTATGGCACAGGTTTGTTGGTCCACTGTAAACAATGTGGACGATAAAACCATGAATATTACCATTCCTACGATGGCAATGACCATAAAAATCGCAAACGCATCCATTTACCTACTCTAGGTGTATGGGCGATAAAATCAATTAAAAATTATCAATGAGCCTTGGGCAGCAATGCGTTAACAATACTAAGGTCTCTGGGAAAAGTTATTTTTATATTACATGTAGCATTTTCAATGAATTGAATTTGGGCTTTGTCGTCAATGGCTGAGCTGTCATCGCCTAGGGGGAGATTCTGATCCATGGCATTTTTATAGCCATCATAGATCAGTGGAAAATTAAAAGCCTGAGGTGTTTCTATGGCATACAACATGTTTCGATCGAGGTATTTAATTTGGTTTTCTTCCATTGAAACCACCGTGTCTACGATTCTGTGGCAGAGCACAGCGGCTTGATGATTTT
This genomic window contains:
- a CDS encoding SPFH domain-containing protein — protein: MDAFAIFMVIAIVGMVIFMVLSSTLFTVDQQTCAIVERFGKFIRIAYPGLQIKIPIIDTIRTRLSMRITQLDVNVETKTQDNVFINILVSVQYRVLSGKIYEAFYMLQSPKHQIEAFVFDVVRAQVPKISLDDVFAKKDDIADAVKIELSEMMAEFGYEIVKALVTDIAPAPNVKAAMNEINAAQRTRVAASEKGEAEKILKVKHAEAEAESSILHGKGLAGQRHAIVSGLKNSVEEFIKQVPGLSQKNVMEMVLLIQYIDTLKEIAGNSKSNVIFVPNSPGNLSSLADQIRESILVGKSLEDK